From the genome of Toxoplasma gondii ME49 chromosome XII, whole genome shotgun sequence:
TTTCGGAATCACATGTTAAGCCTGAACGCTGCGAGTCCTCTTGAGAACGCCTTTGCTTCGCGGCATGTTGTGCGCGATAGAGCGGCCTCTTTCGTCAGAGAGTAGAAGAACGCTGACCCACGAAAAACAGACTTAACTCGAGCTTTGAGCATTAAATGCCAATCCATCAACAGTCCATGAGTCGGTCAATGGGTGGGGgaccatatatatatatatatatatatatatatggatatatggatatagatatatatagatatatgcgtgcatgcgtatcTAGGTTGGagatttctctctccactgttAGATTAGTAAAAGGCGCCGCAGCGATGCAGGAACCGCTTGCTTCCCTTCGGTGTATTTTTGGGTCGACGGTAGGTGTCTTGTTCCGCCAGGTTCCGCTGCGTGGTGTCATGAGGCCTACTTCTGCGCTCGTGTTCCCGGAGCTCGTCgtgtctctttgttctcggtttctctgtttctttggCTGGATCGTTTCTTCCAGTTTCGACTAcagcgcttctcttctggcgTTACGCAAGACGGacgtctctttttttcgttaTTGTCTTTGCTCAGGCCACAGCGATTTTTCTCATGAAGTCACGCGAGGCCTCACCGTGTGCCAAGGAGCGGTTCTGCTGGTCGACGGGCTACAAGGAATTCAGGCTCAGACCATCTCTCACTTTGGTAGGACCCGCCGGCAGAATCTGGAGCGTCTTCTTGTGGCGATAAACAAGGTACGCGAAGTCCTGAGAATATCTCCTCAAAACCGGCGGCATGATGAAGGCGGGAGAAGGTGCAACGGATTCGACCCCCGGGCGGTGCTCTATATATCTGTACTTAGTTGTAActatatatatcgatattCACAAAACTacctatatgtatatatatatgtacatattcAAGTGCACGTATAACTGcatataattatatatatatatatatatacatatatatttatatacatcttgaaaatatgcatatatatatatatatatttatttgtaTGGTATACAGGTGGATCTCCCTGCTGTCCCAGAGCAGATTCCAAGTGTGAAGGCATCGATTGCGGCGTTgacaggcgagaaagaagaagatgttcttgctgtctctgctaAGACTGGCCAAGGTACCCATGCATATGCGCCTGTACatctgtatacatatacatgaatgcacaaacatatacacatatatgtacataaaTGCTTATATGTAGTGATGTATTTTTGCCGTGGTTGCCTCGAAGAACTGACGTGaacgttctttcttctccctttttcctgATATTTTCTGccgtgtgttttctctctctgtgtccccCTAAGCATCGATGTTTCCCTCTGTTTGCCACTGTTTGCGCGTTtatttctcctctttcgtctcgagGATGAACGCAGTTTGTGCAGTCCTCTCGTGTCGGTGTTGATGCGGCACAAGTTGAAAAGCGTTTGACTTCACATCGTTTCCGCCAAAGCGAGACCCACTTTCCAGTGTGACCGTCAGCGTCCTTTTCGTCCAAGACCGCGAGCTCGAGCGCGCCGCTGCGTTTGGACGTATTCCTTTCATcggttttcgtttttcgttgAACTTCAACAGCATTGTCCAAGCGTAACTGATCAGACAGAGTAACGTTGTGTTAGGGCAGAGGTAGAACCTGTTGAACACCGGGTATCGATTCAGTAAACATGTCGCGCGCGAACTGCGTGGAAGACGTCACATGTCTGCAAGGCGATCCTGTCCTGCATTTCTCAGCCTACCTTTGGTGATTTCAGGAAAGGCATATTTGTGAGTTTTTCAGCAGTCGCCgactctctgtcgctttttcaAACCCATCGTGTTTGAGCGTGAAACACCTTGTGTTTCGTATCAGGAATCGACGACCTGTTGCAGGCGATTGTGGAGCGAATCCCTCCTcccgaaggaaaagaaaatgcGCCTGTGAAGGGCCTCATTTTCGACAGCTGGTTCGATGCCAAGAAGGGCATTGTCCAACTCGTCGCTCTCAAGGTGGGAGGCTCGTCCTCATTGTTCGTCAGCAGGCAGAAAAAGCAGTTTTCAGAAAGGCAGAGCACAAACGCGAGTTGCGAATCGCGGCcctgttcgtctcctccgtcccGAGGCACATGGGGAACGCGTCAAATGCTCTTGGACAGGCCTTCGCGCGATCTGTTGCCTCGATCTCATGCAATCTAGGCTGTTGTTGATCCCAGgcttcttcgacttcgtGTCTGTTTCATGAAGTGCACTTCAAAGTGAAGGTTCAAGTTCACTTTCCCTGGGAAGCCTTTAGTTTTGGAGTTGCAGtgccgcttctcctccgaATAACTACGGGCATCTTTCACcgcttccctctgcttcAGACGCACCTTGTGCAGTTGCGTTCTTCGCCTACGCTGAGGGGCTGCGGCAAGTCGTGACTccacagaggcagagagagggaaacgtTCTTGGAGAGGATTTGCGCGTTTCGTTCGCCTCGTTCTGCATTGTTCCTCAGACTGGCTGCCTTGACTTTCCTTTCTGCATTCTTCCTGAGTTTCGTTCGATCCTTGTCGTTTTCAGGAGGGCGTCTTGAAGCCTCGCATGACGCTGGTCGCGGCCCATGCACGCAAAGCCATTCAAGTTAAGGAAGTCGGCATCCTCCACCCGTTCATGACTCCAACGAAAGCGCTGAAGGCTGGCCAGGTAAGGCGGAGACCAAGAAGACAtgggagaacaagaggcaCGGGAGAACTCGAGAATAGGGAATTACctgagaagtggagagaacaagaagcttgaggagaacaagaagacgtGGAAGAATGAGAGAAtagtggagaagaagaaagtaaCGGATATCtcggagagacggaagaagaataACACACACCATCAAGGTTGAATTGTAGACCGGCATTTCATTCGTTTTTCTGGATTTGTGGCGGCCGAAGGCCGACTCTCGAGCATGGTGCATCTTCTCCCGTCCAGACAAGGAGGATGTATTTCTTTTGTTCACCAGGTTGGCTACATTTGCTCGAATATAAAGCGAACGCAGGACGCATGCGTTGGCGACACGGTTTTCCCGCAGAACCAGATCGGAGAGCCTCTGCCGTGCTTCGGACCCCCAAAGTGCACTGTATACGCAGGTCGGCAGAAAGACCGCCATGCGCCAAAGCAGCGTTTGTTTTTCCGTCTGTAGTGCAAAGGGCGCAGGCCGCAGTAGGCCGTTCGTCTTTGTCGCTCTTGGGAATGTGGAGAGTATGCAGCATCCTAGGTACTGTGATGTTTGCCTCTACTTGATTTGAGTTTGTACACCAGTACGAGCAGCGAAGCTATTGGAATGTAGCCGTATGCTCCTGTGTCTGAGGTTGCAAGCTGTAACAAAGGACTTGTTACATAAACCTGAGGAGGTTCCGTTCGCGGAGCCTCGGCGCGAACGCGTCCAAGCGTTCAAGGGTTGCAAAGACTCAGACAACGCGCGTCGGTCCAGCTTTCGCACAAACATTCCACACTGCCCCTACAAATCGAGATACACGTAGGCCAGCACAGACATGTCTGCGCGAGTCGACATGTATGGAGCCGCTTCCAGCGTATGTCCCagcttgttctctttcttccgttcTCGCTTCACACCGTTGTGCCTCTTCCACGTGGATGTCCCCGTTCTCTCACTGAGTGGAGTGGCTCGTCAGAAGCTCGCGGGCTGTGTGTTTGTGCTCGTAATGGCTACGGCGAAAGTGAGAAACTCTCGAACGCCCCGCATCTCGTTTCTTCCACGCGTCAGGCGTCTATCCCGAGCAGGCGGCGGACTACGAGAAGTTGCAGGTGGCGGTAGGAAGGCTGCTCCTCACCGACCCTGCagtggaggcgaaggccgAAGTGAGTGCAGCTCTCGGTCAGGGATTTCGGTGTGGATTTCTCGGAATTCTTCACCTGGATGTCTTCAAGGAAAGGTAGGTTCGGACCagcggaagacgcagacgcctctGGACGAAGAATTGCATGCAGATTCGACGTTTAAGGTCGTTCATGCGAGGGCGCCGCGGGATTTGCTGAATACGCCTCCAGTTCCCGAGGCCAAAGCGCCAAGATCCCCTATGACTTCTGACGCTAGAGGACCTAGGATGTTCGGGGTTCCCCATTCAGTTATGGGGACCGCACAGACACCAGCCAAGCTGTTCAGGCGCACTGGACAGTGCACCGctccactggactgcttcgATAGCCGAGCCTCGACTGAGCTGCACAAGTGGACATAGAAAAAGTCCTTGAATTCATTGAGTGTCTATATCAGTTCTTCGGTTCTGGACTTGCAATCTGGAAAAGTATGATTCAAACATACGCCCATCTAGATAATAAACAAGTAGGAGACAGCTGAACGTGTGCTGCCGGGCTTCAGCATCCTACGACGTGAAGCGTACTCGACATCGATTCTCTCAGTCCGTTTCCTTGAAAAAAAGTCATCGATTGTTACGGTTCCCCAACCTCAAGGTTGCGCGTGGGAGCGACGGTGCAGGCACTCGCTCTGGGCCGTCTGCCGCCTTCTGCCGAGTGCCTGTTGCAGATGTCGACGTTATTTTTGCTCGGTTTCCTGAATGCTTGTTCGCTGGTGTGTTTGTGGGACCGCGAGGCAGACTCTTTGCATTTTTGACTCTGCTttggttttctttttcagatTAAAAACCGAACACGGCGTGAGTGTCTTGGTCACGTCGCCAACTGTGCCTTACCACGTGactccgaagaagaagggacaGCCGAAACGCGTTGTCTGCTCTGCGTCGGACTTTCCAGACTTCTTCGAACAAGTCGAGGAACCGATGGTTAGCAAGCCACCCTTAGTCTGCACTTGCTTCCCTGTTTTTTATCCTCGAGCCTCTCGAGGTTTTGTTTTCGTGCACCAGAGACGAAGTGACCTCCATGCTGTCGTGTAGCCTCTAAAACGCTCTAGTTCTGTCAAAGCAGAAAAACCACCTGTTCACTTCCTTTCCTTCAGGTGCATCTTTCTGCCTGCGATAGGACGGAAGACAaatgcctttcttcttttaTCTTTGCTGAACGTCGTTCTTTCCTGTCAACTCCTGCGTGGATCGCATTCGGTGGATCCAACCTGAACCAGTTGTCAGAAGGTGTCTCAGCTCTTGATCACTTACCTCGCACCTCGTCTGAGACTCAAACTTTGAAAACAGAACGTCGACAGATCCCTGATGCAGGCGCTACAGTTggtccgtctctctcgggaCCTCGACGATGCCACCGCTTCATTTCCTCGAAAGTATCTACATCTGCACATCTATCTCTCTCGACATgtctatctgtatctgtgtatctgtctgaatcagtctctctctgtatatctgtatgtatggGTCTGTATATGCATTTCATCAGGTCGATCCTTGCGTATCCACCACTCTTTTACTGTCTATCTCTACGTACGTCTGTTTCTATCTATTGGTGGCTCTAGCTGCACCCGCGTCTATCTGcacctgtctctgtgtttctaAATATTTATGGAGGTGTATTTTTGTGTTCGTATAGACAAATGCTACGTTGGttttgtgtgcatgcatttgcaaGGCTTATCTTGTGTAGCGGCGTTTACTTTTCTTCCACATTTTTAGGTCGAGGCGACACTTGTCGTCCCGCTGAAATCTGTTCCGGCAATCCAGCAACTCTGCATGGAGCGTCGAGGTGAAGAACTGAGATACGAGTGCATGCCGATGCACACAAGCTCAAACGATTCAAATCCTCAACAAGACAGCGTCCTCCTTGTCTACCGCATTCCTCTTGCGGAAGTCATTCTTGACTTCTTCGATCGTCTACAGGCTGTCACAAGCggtcttgtctctttcgatTACATAGATGCCGGTAAAACGACGTACAAGGCAgagtgtttttctgtctctaaCAGTCTATGTTTCTAGGAGGGCTTCTTCCACATATTCGTCGAGCTACAAATATATTCATGCTCTGGTTATGTGTGTTCTGCAGTGCCATGTTGAAAGCAGTTGTTCGTCTGATCTATCTCTTCGTACATCTCTGTATCCTTCTTTCCCCCCATGTCCCTTCACAGAGCTTGGTGTCTGTCTTTTGTCTGCatctgtgtgtttttcgtctttctggaGCTCTCTTAAAAACAAGCATTCACACGTCTACATGCATCTGGCTCCCTTTCTGTACGACTTCTTCACAAGTCATCCGGACCAAGCTGATGCGTACGCGTTGCTCTCTCCCTTCAGCTGCATgcttcgctgcctcctctctgtcctctgtgGAGGACTGCTCACAAAACGTCTACGTCTTTGCTGCGACGTGACTCTGGATGTGCAGTGCTCGTTTTTTACCGTTGATCACTAACATGAACGGACCCATCGACATACAGCTCGACGGTCTGCCTCAGAAGCTGTCTGAAAGAGTCTCAAAAGCTTCTCCAgtgtctgtgtgcatgcgtcggtaTGTACACCCGGAGCGCGGCATGCAGATTcaaagtgtctcctcttccaccTTTCCCTTTCAGGACTGGCCCCTGCAGACATCGTTAAAGTTGGATTTCTATTCAACGGCGAGCGCGTCGATGCCCTCAGCTTCCTGGCGCAGAggagcagagcgagagagcaagTGAGTCCACTTCAGAGTTGAACGCGCGACCCCGGAAAGGtcggaaacgaagagaggcggaacggaaaaagaaatcaaaacaaacaggaaggagagactaCTGCCAGTacaagagacacagaaactcACAACCGAGTCATGCATCGGcctacacatatatatatatatatatatatatatataggcacacgcgtatatatatatatattgacatatatatatatatttatatgtatatacatatgtatttGAATGCACGCTTGTGAGTCTTTCTGTGTGTGAAGGCAGCTCAACTGCAGATAGAACTGGTCAGGGGAGGTGAGGGGCGTACACCCATTTtttgcgtctgcttctctgtggaTCTGAGCGCGAGGGGATgctctgctttttttccgaTTTTCACCTCTGAGGGATTTTCGTCGCTGGTCTTTCTGCGTGTCTTTCTTTACGAAGCTTGAAGCCATGCGCACTGAGACAGTctgctgtcgagacacctcgaggcggcgacggcgccgtctgtgcatgcgatGAGGGCTTGGCGCACGGTCATCTTCATTGCCTACTCCGACTGTTgcgcgttttctgctttttttcgagTGTTGTCTGCGGGTCACTTCGTCTGGCCGTTATGATTGTTTTTCTGCAGGGAATTGCTTACACCCAGCGTCTCGCGAAACTCATTCCGCCGCATCAGTTTGATGTTGCGATTCAGTGCGTGTTGAACGGCAAAGTGATTGCGCGAGAGACGGTGAGagcggcgaagaaagacgttTTGGCCAAGTGCTACGGAGGAGATATGACCCGGAAAATGAAGCTtttggagaaagaaaaggagaggaagaaaaaactcaGAAGTATTTCGAACGTCCGAGTCCCTGCAGAAGCATTCCTCCAACTCCTCAAACTCTAGCCTCTCTTGAAGAAATCACTTTTCAGTCTGCACCGGATGCTTCGTCTATAGGGATATCTGTAATACCTCTGTACATTACCTGCgttcatatatatctatatgcgtttttctttctgtttacTTTTGTCAATGCCTGCTGTATCCAGCCGCCTTTCACTATGCAGCAGTGCCTCTATCTCTAGATCTGTGCCTGTTTGTGTCTACGCTTTCTCCACGACTATCTGTGCAGGGGCTGcctataaatatatatatatatatatatcatatTTGCGTATGTTTATTTCTGCGTTTATACTTGCATGTGCGTTACTGTGGTTGTTTGTATATCTGTCCATCTGTCTTTATCTCCCTCGCTGTATCTGTCACTGCTTATCGTCACGTCCAACTCTCTCCATACCTCTATGCCTTTACTCATGTAAACTAAACACCCCCTGTCTGCCTCGTTCAGTATATTTGCCTATCAAAACAATTTTGTATATCTCTGTAAGCCTTTTAGGTTTACGCATACGCAAAAGAATGTGAACATGTTTAGAGAGTGGATGCACATCTCTGTAGAGATTTCTCTCTGAACATTTTTGTCGCCTTTGGCGGCAAGTGTGCGAATGCGCCTGTGTACGCATCGCTTCATTTTCATCTTTGGTTTTAGCGTTGCCTCGCAGTCGATCAGTgtacgtctctctctctacctaGCGCTGTATATGAAGCGTCCCCTTGGGTCTCTCTCGATTTTTTTACGATTTGGTGGCTGTACACTCCTGTGAAGAGTGTGCACAGGCTCCGGTGATCATGCCAATTGCTGTTTTTCCGGAAACGTCCAGTTTCACCTTCAGACAGCAACATTCTTTCaacgtttttcctttctcgctgaGGCGCGCCTTTTCACTGCCCATTTTCTCGCTCAACTTTGTTCCTCATTTGCTGGGGTTCCTTCAAG
Proteins encoded in this window:
- a CDS encoding GTP-binding protein lepA, putative (encoded by transcript TGME49_307980), coding for MCREFFLRLRSPPFSDLRSTQLPIKVPFRPACVSLRGSQAPELPRRSPGLLVDAARWREVSRSLKPLKNAQKQPISSVKRHTPRPLRRQVSLNGPLQSSFRLLQLSSPDGSRDFLCSGVAIDSPVKPQVCAFPILPGFHPKNPRHSSVDSRNLSLFTGLREWPCRLFRLFSTKAQVVGTEKGNSEERRLRLQAVLDGGASCVRNFSIIAHIDHGKSTLSDRLLELTGTISQGAKAQFLDSLEVETTRGITVKAQTCSLLYRHPKTGVDYLLNLIDTPGHSDFSHEVTRGLTVCQGAVLLVDGLQGIQAQTISHFGRTRRQNLERLLVAINKVDLPAVPEQIPSVKASIAALTGEKEEDVLAVSAKTGQGIDDLLQAIVERIPPPEGKENAPVKGLIFDSWFDAKKGIVQLVALKEGVLKPRMTLVAAHARKAIQVKEVGILHPFMTPTKALKAGQVGYICSNIKRTQDACVGDTVFPQNQIGEPLPCFGPPKCTVYAGVYPEQAADYEKLQVAVGRLLLTDPAVEAKAEVSAALGQGFRCGFLGILHLDVFKERLKTEHGVSVLVTSPTVPYHVTPKKKGQPKRVVCSASDFPDFFEQVEEPMVEATLVVPLKSVPAIQQLCMERRGEELRYECMPMHTSSNDSNPQQDSVLLVYRIPLAEVILDFFDRLQAVTSGLVSFDYIDAGLAPADIVKVGFLFNGERVDALSFLAQRSRAREQGIAYTQRLAKLIPPHQFDVAIQCVLNGKVIARETVRAAKKDVLAKCYGGDMTRKMKLLEKEKERKKKLRSISNVRVPAEAFLQLLKL